Proteins encoded together in one Bosea sp. (in: a-proteobacteria) window:
- a CDS encoding flagellar biosynthetic protein FliO, translating into MQSLFGLELSTAQKVIVASVVILVLLALLGLFVRQIQGGRLRLRGQAGGRQRQPRLGVVDTYDLDRQRQLVLIRRDNIEHLLMIGGASDVVVETNILRSGGRSAQPAYAEAAPADRPLPPFETLVPPSEPAMRAGDEARRAGLEAPDVLPPLPSRPVPVPAEAVAPIAAAAAGVTAALGAIAAERAEPAAPVAPVTTGPAPSFAREHAPAPAVSPGELDDMTRQLEEALKRPFSAVRPAKPAGEAPAMEPPAPEQKPAAMPFPEIQAPPVEAVVPVAMPPEPEPEPVAPPAPAAPPRQKPVPSEVEAELAAALGLTLERIAPSPPEPVLPEPLPPEPVLAEPGPVEVPAPEPEPPAPEPVVEDEPAPDEPAAVDAVAEEPGPVESPTVEPEPEKPAEEPAAKEIDPFSVDAIEAEFARLLGRDPKSRS; encoded by the coding sequence TTGCAGAGCTTGTTCGGATTGGAACTCTCGACCGCGCAGAAGGTGATTGTCGCCTCTGTCGTCATTCTGGTGCTTCTCGCGCTGCTCGGGCTGTTCGTGCGGCAGATCCAGGGCGGGCGCCTCAGGCTGCGCGGCCAGGCCGGCGGGCGCCAGCGCCAGCCCAGGCTCGGCGTCGTCGACACCTACGATCTCGACCGCCAGCGCCAGCTCGTCCTGATCCGGCGCGACAATATCGAGCACCTGCTGATGATCGGCGGCGCGTCGGACGTGGTGGTCGAGACCAATATCCTGCGCAGCGGCGGGCGTTCCGCCCAGCCGGCCTATGCCGAGGCCGCCCCGGCGGACCGGCCGCTGCCGCCCTTCGAGACCTTGGTGCCGCCGAGCGAGCCGGCGATGCGGGCCGGCGACGAGGCGCGCCGGGCCGGGCTCGAGGCGCCCGATGTGCTGCCGCCCCTGCCGAGCCGCCCCGTCCCGGTTCCGGCGGAGGCCGTGGCGCCCATCGCCGCCGCGGCTGCCGGCGTCACGGCCGCGCTCGGCGCCATCGCCGCGGAGCGGGCCGAGCCCGCCGCTCCGGTCGCACCCGTCACCACCGGCCCGGCGCCGAGCTTCGCGCGCGAGCATGCGCCGGCGCCCGCCGTCAGCCCCGGCGAGCTCGACGACATGACCCGCCAGCTCGAGGAGGCGCTGAAGCGGCCCTTCTCCGCCGTGCGCCCGGCCAAGCCCGCCGGCGAGGCGCCCGCCATGGAGCCGCCCGCCCCGGAGCAGAAGCCCGCCGCGATGCCGTTCCCCGAGATTCAGGCCCCGCCGGTGGAGGCGGTGGTGCCCGTCGCCATGCCGCCCGAACCCGAGCCCGAGCCCGTGGCGCCGCCGGCTCCGGCCGCTCCGCCGCGCCAGAAGCCGGTCCCGAGCGAGGTCGAGGCGGAGCTTGCCGCGGCGCTCGGGCTGACGCTGGAGCGCATCGCTCCCTCGCCGCCCGAGCCCGTGCTACCCGAACCTCTGCCGCCCGAGCCCGTGCTGGCCGAGCCCGGCCCGGTCGAGGTGCCCGCGCCGGAGCCCGAGCCCCCGGCGCCCGAGCCGGTCGTCGAGGACGAGCCCGCTCCGGATGAACCGGCTGCGGTTGACGCTGTTGCGGAGGAGCCGGGCCCGGTGGAGAGCCCGACGGTGGAGCCCGAGCCCGAAAAGCCGGCCGAGGAGCCGGCCGCGAAGGAGATCGACCCGTTCTCGGTCGACGCGATCGAGGCCGAATTCGCCCGGCTGCTCGGTCGCGATCCCAAATCCAGGTCCTGA
- the fliP gene encoding flagellar type III secretion system pore protein FliP (The bacterial flagellar biogenesis protein FliP forms a type III secretion system (T3SS)-type pore required for flagellar assembly.) yields the protein MALLVLQAGPALAQTLSLDLGQGGGVAERALQLIAVITVLSLAPSILIMVTSFTRIVVVLSLLRSALGTQTAPPNAVIIGLSLFLTGFVMAPTLREAYTNAVQPLVAGQIQPQQAYERGVVPFRTFMLGHVREKDLALFLDMSPGPRPAQPQDVGIEVLIPAFMISELRRAFEIGFLLFVPFLIIDLVVASILMSVGMMMLPPVTVALPFKLIFFVLVDGWGLVAGSLVKSYGSG from the coding sequence GTGGCCCTGCTCGTGCTTCAGGCGGGGCCGGCGCTGGCGCAGACGCTGTCGCTCGATCTCGGGCAGGGCGGGGGCGTGGCGGAGCGGGCGCTGCAGCTCATCGCCGTCATCACGGTCCTGTCGCTGGCGCCGTCGATCCTGATCATGGTGACCTCGTTCACCCGGATCGTCGTGGTTCTGTCGCTGCTGCGCTCGGCGCTCGGCACGCAGACGGCGCCGCCCAATGCCGTGATCATCGGGCTGTCGCTGTTCCTGACCGGTTTCGTCATGGCGCCGACGCTGCGGGAAGCCTACACCAACGCCGTCCAGCCGCTGGTCGCCGGCCAGATCCAGCCGCAGCAGGCCTATGAGCGCGGCGTCGTGCCGTTCAGGACCTTCATGCTCGGCCATGTCCGCGAGAAGGACCTGGCGCTGTTCCTCGACATGTCGCCGGGGCCGCGCCCCGCGCAGCCGCAGGATGTCGGCATCGAGGTCCTGATCCCCGCCTTCATGATCTCGGAGCTGCGCCGGGCCTTCGAGATCGGCTTCCTGCTGTTCGTGCCCTTCCTGATCATCGACCTCGTCGTCGCCTCGATCCTGATGTCGGTGGGCATGATGATGCTGCCGCCGGTGACGGTGGCGCTGCCGTTCAAGCTGATCTTCTTCGTGCTGGTCGACGGCTGGGGGCTGGTCGCGGGCTCGCTGGTGAAGAGTTACGGCAGCGGGTGA
- the rnd gene encoding ribonuclease D has translation MHLISDTATLSAACERLASHPFVTVDTEFLRETTYYPKLCLIQLASPDEAVLIDPLAPELDLAPFFGLMVDENVVKVFHAARQDLEIVWLLGRVLPVPLFDTQVAAMVCGYGDSVGYEQLANDLAKARIDKSSRFTDWSRRPLSEAQLAYAESDVTHLRDIYLALKADLDASGREGWVAEEMAVLASPSTYEVKPENAWQRLKGRIRKSRELPVLMEVAAWREREAQTRDVPRQRVLKDDALMDIVQRCPHSAAALAELRSVPNGFERSRNGTEVLAAIERAAAIDPKTLPRLERERGRPANGAVLDLLKVLLKAVAEAERVAPKIIASSDDLEAIASDDLAEVPALQGWRRGVFGDKALALKEGSLSLCIRRGRVVVN, from the coding sequence ATGCATCTGATCAGCGATACCGCCACGCTCTCGGCCGCCTGCGAACGCCTTGCGAGCCACCCCTTCGTCACGGTCGACACCGAGTTCCTGCGCGAGACGACCTATTATCCGAAGCTGTGCCTGATCCAGCTCGCCTCGCCGGACGAGGCCGTGCTGATCGACCCGCTCGCGCCCGAGCTCGACCTCGCCCCCTTCTTCGGGCTGATGGTCGACGAGAACGTCGTCAAGGTCTTCCATGCGGCGAGGCAGGACCTCGAGATCGTCTGGCTGCTCGGGCGCGTGCTGCCCGTCCCGCTGTTCGACACGCAGGTCGCGGCCATGGTCTGCGGCTATGGCGACTCGGTCGGCTACGAGCAGCTCGCCAACGACCTCGCCAAGGCGCGCATCGACAAATCCTCGCGCTTCACCGACTGGTCGCGCCGTCCGCTCAGCGAGGCGCAGCTCGCCTATGCCGAATCGGACGTCACCCATCTGCGCGACATCTACCTCGCGCTGAAGGCCGATCTCGACGCCAGCGGCCGCGAGGGCTGGGTCGCGGAGGAGATGGCCGTGCTGGCATCGCCCTCAACCTATGAGGTGAAGCCCGAGAACGCCTGGCAGCGCCTGAAGGGCCGCATCCGCAAATCGCGCGAGCTGCCGGTGCTGATGGAGGTCGCCGCCTGGCGCGAGCGCGAGGCGCAGACGCGCGACGTGCCGCGCCAGCGCGTGCTAAAGGACGACGCGCTGATGGACATCGTCCAGCGCTGCCCGCACTCGGCCGCGGCGCTGGCCGAGCTGCGCTCCGTGCCCAACGGCTTCGAGCGCTCGCGCAACGGGACCGAGGTCCTCGCCGCGATCGAGCGTGCCGCCGCGATCGATCCCAAGACCCTGCCCCGGCTGGAGCGCGAGCGCGGCCGGCCGGCCAACGGCGCGGTGCTCGACCTGCTCAAGGTGCTGCTCAAGGCGGTGGCGGAGGCCGAGCGCGTCGCGCCCAAGATCATCGCCTCCAGCGACGATCTCGAGGCGATCGCCTCCGACGACCTCGCCGAGGTGCCGGCCCTGCAGGGCTGGCGCCGCGGCGTCTTCGGCGACAAGGCGCTGGCGCTGAAGGAGGGCTCGCTCAGCCTGTGCATCAGGCGCGGCCGCGTGGTGGTGAACTGA
- the aspS gene encoding aspartate--tRNA ligase codes for MHRYRSHTCGALRDGDIGQSVRLSGWCHRIRDHGGVLFIDLRDHYGMTQVVVDPDSPAFADAEAVRSEWVIRIDGKVKARLEGTENPNLATGKVEVFATALEVLGPAAELPLPVFGDLEYPEDTRLKYRFLDLRREKLHANIMLRTKVVDSMRRRMKEQGFSEFQTPILTASSPEGARDFLVPSRLHPGKFYALPQAPQQYKQLLMMAGFDRYFQIAPCFRDEDPRADRLPGEFYQLDVEMSFVEQEDVFRTMEPVIAGVFEEFAEGRTVNRDWPRIPYAEAIAKYGSDKPDLRNPLVMQDVSEPFRGSGFKVFARILEGERNRVWAIPAPGGGSRAFCDRMNSWAQGEGQPGLGYLMVKEDGEGQGPIANNIGPERVAAIIAQMGLKPGDACFFVAGDPDKFHKFAGSARNKVGAELKLIDENAFAFAWIVDFPMFEYNEDEKKIDFSHNPFSMPQGGLKALTEEDPLSLKAFQYDIACNGFELASGGIRNHRPEAMVKAFEIAGYGEETVIERFGGMYRAFQYGAPPHGGMAAGVDRIIMLLAGATNLREVALFPMNQQAVDLLMGAPAEATPKQLREANLRVITPEKNG; via the coding sequence CTGCATCGTTACCGTTCCCATACCTGCGGCGCGCTCCGTGACGGCGATATCGGCCAGAGCGTGCGCCTCTCCGGCTGGTGCCACCGCATCCGCGACCATGGCGGCGTGCTCTTCATCGATTTGCGCGACCATTACGGCATGACGCAGGTGGTGGTGGACCCCGATTCGCCGGCCTTCGCCGATGCCGAGGCCGTGCGCTCGGAATGGGTCATCCGCATCGACGGCAAGGTCAAGGCCCGCCTCGAAGGCACCGAGAACCCCAACCTCGCCACCGGCAAGGTCGAGGTCTTCGCCACGGCGCTCGAGGTGCTGGGGCCGGCGGCCGAGCTGCCGCTGCCGGTCTTCGGCGATCTCGAATATCCCGAGGACACGCGGCTGAAATACCGCTTCCTGGATCTGCGCCGCGAGAAGCTGCACGCCAACATCATGCTGCGCACCAAGGTCGTCGATTCGATGCGCCGGCGCATGAAGGAGCAGGGCTTCTCCGAGTTCCAGACGCCGATCCTGACCGCCTCCTCGCCGGAAGGCGCGCGCGACTTCCTGGTGCCGAGCCGCCTGCATCCGGGCAAGTTCTACGCGCTGCCGCAGGCGCCGCAGCAATACAAGCAGCTCCTGATGATGGCGGGCTTCGACCGCTATTTCCAGATCGCGCCCTGCTTCCGCGACGAGGACCCGCGCGCCGACCGGCTGCCGGGCGAGTTCTACCAGCTCGACGTCGAGATGAGCTTCGTCGAGCAGGAGGACGTCTTCCGCACGATGGAGCCGGTCATCGCCGGCGTCTTCGAGGAATTCGCCGAGGGCCGCACGGTCAACCGCGACTGGCCGCGCATCCCCTATGCCGAAGCGATCGCGAAATACGGCTCCGACAAGCCGGATCTGCGCAACCCGCTCGTCATGCAGGACGTCTCCGAGCCCTTCCGCGGCTCCGGCTTCAAGGTCTTCGCCCGCATCCTCGAGGGCGAGAGGAACCGCGTCTGGGCGATCCCCGCGCCCGGCGGCGGCTCTCGCGCCTTCTGCGACCGGATGAACTCCTGGGCGCAGGGCGAGGGCCAGCCTGGGCTGGGCTATCTCATGGTCAAGGAGGATGGCGAGGGCCAGGGGCCGATCGCCAACAATATCGGGCCGGAGCGCGTGGCTGCCATCATCGCGCAGATGGGGCTGAAGCCCGGCGACGCCTGCTTCTTCGTCGCGGGCGACCCGGACAAGTTCCACAAATTCGCCGGCAGCGCCCGCAACAAGGTCGGCGCCGAGCTGAAGCTGATCGACGAGAACGCCTTCGCCTTCGCCTGGATCGTCGACTTCCCGATGTTCGAGTACAACGAGGACGAGAAGAAGATCGATTTCTCGCACAACCCCTTCTCGATGCCGCAGGGGGGGCTGAAGGCGCTCACCGAGGAAGACCCGCTCTCGCTCAAGGCCTTCCAGTACGACATCGCCTGCAACGGCTTCGAGCTGGCCTCGGGCGGCATCCGCAACCACCGCCCCGAGGCGATGGTGAAGGCCTTCGAGATCGCCGGCTATGGCGAGGAGACGGTGATCGAGCGCTTCGGCGGCATGTATCGCGCCTTCCAGTACGGCGCTCCGCCGCATGGCGGCATGGCGGCCGGCGTCGACCGCATCATCATGCTGCTGGCCGGTGCGACCAACCTGCGCGAGGTCGCGCTGTTCCCGATGAACCAGCAGGCGGTCGACCTCCTGATGGGCGCGCCGGCCGAGGCGACGCCGAAGCAGCTGCGCGAGGCCAATCTCAGGGTCATCACGCCCGAGAAGAACGGCTGA
- a CDS encoding glycosyltransferase family 2 protein: MSAAAVTAIVVSYDSAQVLPACLSALAAEGIGAIVVDNASGDASAEIAARYGARVLRSARNEGYGRANNLGARAAATPFILIVNPDLEIQPGAVAALLAAAEAYPDAAAFAPRLIEPSGRVFLQPRSLLSPDHLNRARRIVLPEGDACLPFLSGACLLLRREVFLALGGFDPAIFLFYEDDDLCRRLREAGHALVHVHGAEARHGRGQSSAPSPQRRFTARWHLAWSQCHVARKWGLPPPGLGKVVENLAKAIGYGLLLNRDKMHAHAGSALGALAGRAGRSALARQGLSEKPLL; this comes from the coding sequence ATGTCCGCCGCCGCCGTCACCGCCATCGTCGTCAGCTACGACAGCGCGCAAGTGCTGCCGGCCTGCCTGTCCGCGCTGGCTGCCGAAGGAATCGGGGCGATCGTCGTCGACAATGCCAGCGGCGACGCCTCGGCCGAGATCGCGGCGCGCTATGGTGCCCGTGTCCTGCGCAGCGCGCGCAACGAGGGTTATGGCCGCGCCAACAACCTCGGCGCACGGGCTGCCGCGACGCCCTTCATCCTGATCGTCAATCCCGATCTCGAAATCCAGCCCGGCGCGGTTGCGGCCCTGCTGGCGGCGGCGGAAGCCTATCCCGACGCTGCCGCCTTCGCGCCGCGCCTGATCGAGCCATCGGGCCGCGTCTTCCTGCAGCCGCGCTCGCTCCTGTCGCCCGATCATCTCAACCGGGCGCGCCGCATCGTCCTGCCGGAGGGGGATGCCTGCCTGCCTTTCCTGTCGGGCGCCTGCCTCCTGTTGCGGCGCGAGGTTTTCCTGGCGCTCGGCGGCTTCGACCCGGCGATCTTCCTGTTCTACGAGGACGACGATCTGTGCCGGCGCCTGCGCGAGGCGGGGCACGCGCTCGTCCATGTCCATGGCGCCGAGGCCCGGCATGGCCGCGGCCAATCGAGCGCGCCGTCGCCTCAGCGCCGTTTCACCGCGCGCTGGCATCTGGCCTGGTCGCAATGCCATGTCGCGCGCAAATGGGGGCTGCCGCCGCCCGGCCTCGGAAAGGTCGTCGAAAACCTGGCGAAGGCGATCGGTTACGGCCTGCTTCTCAATCGCGACAAGATGCATGCCCATGCCGGCTCGGCGCTGGGCGCGCTCGCCGGCCGTGCCGGCCGCAGCGCGCTGGCGCGGCAGGGCTTAAGCGAGAAGCCGCTGCTCTAA
- a CDS encoding bifunctional 2-polyprenyl-6-hydroxyphenol methylase/3-demethylubiquinol 3-O-methyltransferase UbiG has protein sequence MHASANDKARVFRKAYLADVETTPLTVLDVGSAIVDGQSLSNRDVMGNPAWTLVGMDIEPGLNVEVVVADPYDWKEIATGSVDVVTCSEVFEHAEYFWITILEISRVLKGNGLAFITSPGGGPRHRFPVDCWRFYDDAFPALARYAGLNLLEAQVQWVPAYRKGIQWRDSSAVMQKPALDAASSRLDAARIAIGKSLRGPQPALAEINAAGLADAPAALSPIPAKTGKAAFAAREAELLAGSSNFMRKGRLVLRQLREIRRIIATPMKDLHL, from the coding sequence ATGCACGCTTCCGCGAACGACAAGGCGCGGGTCTTCCGCAAGGCCTATCTCGCCGATGTCGAGACGACGCCCCTCACCGTGCTCGATGTCGGCTCGGCCATCGTCGACGGCCAGTCGCTGTCCAATCGCGACGTGATGGGCAACCCGGCCTGGACCCTGGTCGGCATGGACATCGAGCCGGGGCTGAACGTCGAGGTCGTCGTCGCCGATCCCTATGACTGGAAGGAGATCGCCACCGGCTCCGTCGATGTCGTCACCTGCTCCGAGGTCTTCGAGCACGCCGAGTATTTCTGGATCACCATCCTGGAGATCTCCCGCGTGCTGAAGGGCAACGGCCTGGCCTTCATCACCTCGCCCGGCGGCGGGCCGCGCCATCGCTTCCCGGTCGACTGCTGGCGCTTCTACGACGATGCCTTCCCGGCGCTTGCCCGCTATGCCGGGCTGAACCTGCTCGAGGCGCAGGTGCAGTGGGTTCCCGCCTATCGCAAGGGCATCCAGTGGCGCGATTCGAGCGCCGTGATGCAGAAGCCTGCGCTCGACGCAGCCTCGAGCCGGCTCGACGCGGCGCGGATCGCGATCGGCAAGAGCCTGCGCGGGCCGCAGCCGGCACTGGCCGAGATCAACGCCGCCGGCCTCGCCGACGCGCCGGCAGCGCTGAGCCCGATCCCGGCGAAGACCGGCAAGGCGGCCTTCGCCGCGCGCGAGGCGGAATTGCTGGCCGGGTCGAGCAATTTCATGCGCAAGGGCCGGCTCGTCCTGCGCCAGCTGCGCGAGATCCGCCGGATCATCGCGACGCCGATGAAGGACCTGCATCTTTAG
- a CDS encoding CatB-related O-acetyltransferase: MRRWFNPHNQTRLHLANLLARRPGQVAIGAYTYGRPKVRFPESGAKLSIGRYCSIADGVEIMLGGNHRLEWATTYPFPALPGLWPESVGLDGSHVSRGDTLIGHDVWLGSQALILSGVSIGHGAVVAARAVVTKDVPPYAIVAGNPARVVRYRMSEERIAALLRSEWWLLPEAEVRRLIPTLLSERIEKLPGAAP; this comes from the coding sequence CTGCGCCGCTGGTTCAACCCGCACAACCAGACCCGCCTCCATCTGGCCAATCTGCTGGCGCGCCGGCCGGGGCAGGTCGCGATCGGCGCCTATACCTATGGCCGCCCCAAGGTGCGCTTTCCGGAAAGCGGCGCGAAGCTCTCGATCGGGCGCTACTGCTCCATCGCCGACGGGGTCGAGATCATGCTCGGCGGCAATCACCGCCTCGAATGGGCGACCACCTACCCCTTCCCTGCCCTGCCCGGCCTCTGGCCCGAATCCGTGGGCCTCGACGGCAGCCATGTCTCGCGCGGCGACACCCTCATCGGGCATGACGTCTGGCTGGGCTCGCAGGCCCTGATCCTGTCCGGCGTCAGCATCGGCCATGGCGCGGTGGTCGCGGCCCGCGCGGTCGTGACCAAGGACGTGCCGCCCTATGCGATCGTCGCCGGCAACCCGGCCCGCGTGGTGCGCTACCGGATGAGCGAGGAGCGCATCGCCGCGCTGCTGCGCAGTGAATGGTGGCTGCTGCCCGAGGCCGAGGTCCGGCGGCTCATTCCGACGCTGTTGTCGGAACGGATCGAGAAACTGCCGGGCGCCGCGCCATAA
- a CDS encoding DUF192 domain-containing protein, with product MHALRTAIAALALALIALVPSGPWAQGQPAGAEGAGLEALVIVSGGVRHAFHVEVMRTPEQRARGLMYRNYMPADRGMLFDFAVSEPVAMWMQNTYISLDMLFIRADGTIARIAERTEPLSTRTIPSGEPVLSVLEINGGVSRQLGIKPGDKVEHALFKR from the coding sequence ATGCATGCCCTCAGAACCGCAATCGCCGCGCTGGCGCTGGCACTGATCGCGCTCGTGCCGTCCGGCCCGTGGGCGCAGGGCCAGCCGGCCGGCGCCGAGGGGGCGGGGCTGGAGGCGCTCGTCATCGTCAGCGGCGGCGTGCGCCATGCCTTCCATGTCGAGGTCATGCGCACGCCCGAGCAGCGGGCGAGGGGGCTGATGTACCGCAACTACATGCCGGCCGACCGCGGCATGCTGTTCGATTTCGCCGTCAGCGAGCCGGTGGCGATGTGGATGCAGAACACCTACATCTCCCTCGACATGCTGTTCATCCGGGCGGACGGCACGATCGCGCGCATCGCCGAGCGCACCGAGCCGCTCTCGACGCGCACGATTCCCTCCGGCGAGCCGGTGCTGTCGGTGCTCGAGATCAATGGCGGCGTCAGCCGGCAGCTCGGCATCAAGCCGGGCGACAAGGTGGAGCACGCCCTGTTCAAGCGCTGA
- a CDS encoding ETC complex I subunit, with the protein MIARIYRPARTAMQSGTANTERWLLEYEPEIPRQIEPLMGWTSSSDMRSQLKLWFDSEAEAVAYATRNGIAYRVEQPHEPKRRSISYSDNFKHSRVGQWTH; encoded by the coding sequence ATGATCGCACGCATCTATCGCCCGGCCCGCACGGCCATGCAGTCCGGCACGGCCAACACCGAGCGCTGGCTGCTCGAATACGAGCCGGAGATCCCGCGCCAGATCGAGCCGCTGATGGGCTGGACCTCGTCGTCGGACATGAGGAGCCAGCTCAAGCTCTGGTTCGACAGCGAGGCCGAGGCCGTCGCCTACGCCACGCGCAACGGCATCGCCTACCGCGTCGAACAGCCGCACGAGCCGAAGCGCCGTTCGATCTCCTATTCCGACAATTTCAAGCATTCACGCGTCGGCCAGTGGACGCATTGA
- the ccrA gene encoding crotonyl-CoA carboxylase/reductase, translating to MTDIVPIGSLPPVGEVPSRMYAQTVRSNRLGDPADAFRIEEIEVPTPGDHEVLIGVMAAGLNFNNVWAAKGVPIDVIAARRAQGSPHDFHVGGSDASGIVYAVGSKVSGIKVGDEVVVAPGSWDPNDPYVLAGKDPMLAPSAQIWGYNTNFGSFGQFCLAYDHQIMPKAKHLTWEQAAAPTLVGATAYRMLHGWKEHAVEKGDVVLVWGGSGGVGSQAIQIAREAGGIPIAVVSSEDKGEYCKSLGAVGYIDRREFTHWGQPPHWTDNAGQKAWTAQARAFGKKIWDILGERRSPRIIIEHPGEDTVPTSIFCCDTAGMVVICAGTTGYSAVVDLRYHWVRQKRLQGSHGSNAEQSNAYNALVLAGRIDPCLGEVRSFDQVGQAHQDMMNGKLPAGNTTILVGAPTAGLGASS from the coding sequence ATGACTGATATTGTACCGATTGGGTCTTTGCCGCCGGTGGGGGAGGTCCCCAGCCGAATGTATGCGCAAACGGTGCGCTCGAACCGGCTCGGAGATCCAGCCGATGCCTTCAGGATCGAGGAAATCGAGGTTCCGACGCCTGGCGACCACGAGGTACTGATCGGCGTCATGGCGGCCGGCCTCAACTTCAACAACGTTTGGGCGGCGAAGGGCGTGCCGATCGACGTCATCGCGGCTCGTCGGGCCCAGGGCTCTCCTCATGATTTTCATGTCGGCGGAAGCGACGCCTCAGGCATCGTCTATGCGGTCGGCTCGAAGGTCTCCGGCATCAAGGTGGGCGACGAGGTCGTCGTGGCGCCGGGAAGCTGGGATCCCAACGATCCCTATGTGCTGGCGGGCAAGGACCCGATGCTGGCCCCCAGCGCCCAGATCTGGGGCTACAACACGAATTTCGGATCGTTCGGCCAGTTCTGCCTCGCCTATGACCATCAGATCATGCCGAAGGCGAAACACCTGACATGGGAGCAGGCCGCGGCGCCCACGCTGGTCGGCGCGACCGCCTACCGGATGCTGCACGGATGGAAGGAGCATGCCGTCGAGAAGGGCGACGTGGTTCTCGTCTGGGGCGGCTCGGGCGGTGTCGGGTCGCAGGCCATCCAGATCGCGCGCGAGGCGGGCGGAATTCCGATCGCGGTCGTCTCGAGTGAAGACAAGGGCGAGTATTGCAAGTCGCTCGGCGCGGTCGGATACATCGATCGTCGCGAGTTCACGCATTGGGGACAGCCGCCGCATTGGACGGACAATGCCGGCCAGAAGGCATGGACCGCCCAGGCGCGCGCTTTCGGCAAGAAGATCTGGGATATACTCGGTGAGCGGCGCAGCCCGCGGATCATCATCGAGCATCCCGGCGAGGACACGGTCCCCACGTCGATCTTCTGCTGCGACACCGCCGGGATGGTGGTGATCTGCGCGGGAACCACGGGTTACTCGGCGGTCGTCGACCTGCGGTACCACTGGGTGCGGCAGAAGCGCCTGCAGGGCTCGCATGGTTCGAATGCCGAGCAGTCCAACGCCTACAACGCGCTCGTGCTCGCCGGACGCATCGACCCGTGCCTGGGCGAGGTTCGCAGCTTCGACCAGGTCGGCCAAGCCCATCAAGACATGATGAACGGAAAGCTTCCCGCCGGAAACACCACCATACTGGTCGGTGCTCCCACCGCCGGTCTCGGTGCGTCCTCCTGA
- a CDS encoding helix-turn-helix transcriptional regulator, with the protein MTIELERYTAIFTAMGEATRLQMVQMIDEAGEMPCTALVEKLGVAKSTVSYHVKILAHARLISVRKHGRNYFYTTRRDVLDEAMPGLRAKLAGPVSAGSEQPAG; encoded by the coding sequence ATGACCATCGAACTTGAACGCTACACCGCAATCTTCACGGCGATGGGTGAAGCGACCCGCCTCCAAATGGTGCAGATGATCGATGAGGCCGGCGAGATGCCTTGCACGGCGCTCGTCGAAAAGCTGGGCGTTGCGAAATCGACAGTTTCCTACCACGTCAAAATTCTTGCTCATGCGAGGCTGATTTCCGTGCGGAAGCATGGTCGAAACTATTTTTACACGACGCGCAGGGACGTTCTCGACGAGGCGATGCCGGGTCTTCGGGCCAAGCTCGCCGGCCCCGTCTCCGCCGGCAGCGAGCAGCCGGCCGGTTAA